The Xanthobacter flavus genome includes a window with the following:
- a CDS encoding DMT family transporter produces the protein MAAAAKAPLSAILALLATALLWGSNHTAARAIHDALPLPALVFWRWAIALTLLLPIALPGLLRERAAIRRNAGRIALLGLVGVGLFSVSLYAGAYLSPALEVGLLNATTPIWVLLIATFVGHMRPRLAQIGGILIAMAGVTLVLMKGMPTGLAGFHFGAGNLFSITAAVLFAFYTYSLGQNPIGISALSLTALTALAGFVLVFCPVYAVFLGLGGQDPFTSGFRVEPVTLTVLYIAAGPTLLGNLFWIYGAARVGAARAGPFLYFSPLATVALSATLLGETITPLQLVGGAAILAGLWISTQTGAGPAKAAPSP, from the coding sequence GTGGCGGCCGCGGCGAAGGCGCCCCTTTCCGCCATCCTCGCCCTTCTGGCCACGGCCCTCCTGTGGGGCAGCAACCACACGGCGGCACGGGCGATCCATGACGCCCTACCGCTGCCCGCGCTGGTGTTCTGGCGCTGGGCGATCGCGCTCACGCTCCTGCTGCCCATCGCTTTGCCCGGGCTCCTGCGGGAGCGGGCCGCGATCCGCCGCAACGCCGGGCGCATCGCGCTGCTGGGACTGGTGGGCGTGGGGCTCTTCTCGGTGAGCCTTTATGCCGGCGCCTATCTGAGCCCGGCGCTGGAAGTCGGCCTGCTGAATGCGACCACGCCCATCTGGGTGCTGCTGATCGCCACCTTCGTCGGGCACATGCGCCCGAGGCTCGCGCAGATCGGCGGCATCCTCATCGCCATGGCCGGCGTCACGCTGGTGCTGATGAAGGGGATGCCGACGGGGCTCGCGGGCTTCCATTTCGGCGCGGGGAATCTGTTCTCGATCACCGCCGCCGTGCTGTTCGCCTTCTACACCTACAGCCTTGGGCAGAACCCCATCGGCATCTCGGCCCTGAGCCTGACGGCGCTGACCGCGCTCGCCGGCTTCGTGCTGGTCTTCTGTCCCGTCTATGCGGTGTTCCTTGGCCTCGGCGGGCAGGATCCGTTCACCAGCGGGTTCAGGGTGGAGCCCGTCACCCTGACGGTGCTGTACATCGCGGCCGGGCCGACGCTGCTCGGCAACCTCTTCTGGATCTACGGCGCAGCGCGGGTGGGCGCTGCACGCGCTGGCCCCTTCCTCTACTTCTCGCCATTGGCGACGGTCGCGCTGTCCGCGACGCTCCTCGGCGAGACGATCACGCCGCTGCAGTTGGTGGGCGGGGCGGCCATCCTCGCCGGACTGTGGATCTCCACCCAGACGGGGGCAGGGCCGGCGAAGGCGGCGCCGAGCCCTTAA
- a CDS encoding ABC transporter permease, which yields MSSGNSATENLDPPMPQRLPASLVEAGMVVGLLIAVLVLWEVAVYVFKPAPIILPPPSVIWQEFLLSPGYFLQMSAFTLYTTLAGFGLAVVLGLALAVGIVHSKFIERTVYTLLVALNSVPKVALAPLFVIWMGTGVEPKIAIALMLALFSVVIDAVLGLRSVDPDMVNLARASRASSFAILRKIRFPNALPSIFAGLKVAISFALVGAIVGEFVAGSEGLGFAILTAQGQFDTPRVFVCLLLLGLLGTALFFVVEACERLLLPWHVSQRGGGGSGH from the coding sequence ATGAGCTCCGGGAACAGCGCTACCGAAAATCTCGATCCGCCCATGCCGCAGCGGCTGCCTGCCTCGCTGGTGGAGGCGGGCATGGTGGTGGGCCTGCTGATCGCGGTGCTCGTCCTCTGGGAGGTGGCGGTCTACGTCTTCAAGCCGGCGCCCATCATCCTGCCGCCGCCCAGCGTCATCTGGCAGGAATTCCTGCTGTCGCCGGGCTATTTCCTCCAGATGTCCGCCTTCACGCTCTACACCACCCTCGCGGGCTTCGGCCTCGCCGTGGTGCTGGGGCTGGCGCTGGCGGTGGGCATCGTCCACTCGAAATTCATCGAGCGCACGGTCTATACGCTCCTCGTCGCGCTCAACAGCGTGCCGAAGGTGGCGCTGGCGCCGCTGTTCGTGATCTGGATGGGCACCGGCGTCGAGCCGAAGATCGCCATCGCGCTCATGCTCGCACTGTTCTCCGTGGTCATCGACGCGGTGCTCGGCCTGCGGTCGGTGGATCCGGACATGGTGAACCTTGCCCGCGCCAGCCGCGCCTCGTCCTTCGCCATCCTGCGCAAGATCCGCTTTCCCAACGCCCTGCCGAGCATCTTCGCGGGCCTGAAGGTGGCGATTTCCTTCGCGCTGGTGGGGGCCATCGTCGGCGAGTTCGTGGCGGGCTCCGAGGGGCTGGGCTTCGCCATCCTGACCGCGCAGGGCCAGTTCGACACGCCGCGCGTGTTCGTCTGCCTCCTGCTGCTCGGGCTGCTCGGCACGGCGCTGTTCTTCGTGGTCGAGGCGTGCGAGCGCCTGCTGCTGCCGTGGCATGTGTCCCAGCGCGGTGGTGGCGGATCCGGTCACTAA
- a CDS encoding ABC transporter ATP-binding protein, whose product MALLEANDLEIRFGGVKALAGVSFRVEEGEVFGVIGPNGAGKTTLLNAISAVYKLNGGSIRFAGEDVTGLPPHRLSRLGIARTFQIVQPFKAMSVRENVAIGAMFGHARLRTREAWLAAADAALERTGLAPKAAFMPPQLTLADRKRLEVARALAMGPRIILFDEVMAGLNHTEIERMIDLVKSLKQAGLTVVVIEHVMKAVLALCDRIMVLNFGAKLAEGVPDDVVSDPKVVEAYLGQRFAKAHAAAGGVR is encoded by the coding sequence ATGGCGCTGCTTGAGGCGAACGACCTCGAAATCCGCTTCGGCGGCGTGAAGGCCCTGGCCGGCGTCTCCTTCCGTGTGGAAGAGGGCGAAGTGTTCGGCGTCATCGGCCCCAACGGCGCCGGCAAGACCACGCTGCTGAACGCCATCTCCGCCGTCTACAAGCTCAATGGCGGCTCGATCCGCTTCGCCGGGGAGGACGTGACCGGCCTGCCGCCGCATCGCCTCTCCCGCCTCGGCATCGCCCGCACCTTCCAGATCGTGCAGCCGTTCAAGGCCATGAGCGTGCGGGAGAATGTCGCCATCGGCGCCATGTTCGGCCATGCACGGCTGCGCACCCGCGAGGCGTGGCTCGCCGCGGCCGATGCCGCGCTGGAGCGCACCGGTCTCGCCCCCAAGGCCGCCTTCATGCCGCCGCAGCTCACCCTCGCCGACCGCAAGCGGCTGGAGGTGGCGCGCGCCCTCGCCATGGGGCCGCGCATCATCCTCTTCGACGAGGTGATGGCGGGCCTCAACCACACGGAGATCGAACGCATGATCGACCTCGTGAAGAGCCTCAAGCAGGCCGGCCTCACCGTGGTCGTCATCGAGCATGTGATGAAGGCGGTGCTGGCGCTCTGCGATCGCATCATGGTGCTGAACTTCGGCGCCAAGCTCGCCGAGGGCGTGCCGGACGACGTGGTGTCCGACCCCAAGGTGGTGGAGGCCTATCTCGGCCAGCGCTTCGCCAAGGCCCACGCGGCTGCGGGAGGCGTGCGATGA
- a CDS encoding ABC transporter substrate-binding protein: MKMTSIAARLVRAAAAAALLAGPLAAGSAAAEEKMTIRLDFSPWGVHAGMHLAKEKGWFKDAGLDVDIQDGRGSGNTLQLVNAGQVDVGQIQVGLLPQARENGSTAKAFAGFDKRTDLAVLVDQDSPVAKVADFKGKSLVVFAASPWAPFIDYWLKQGGLDRTTVNVMFVDPAAVWGTYTAKRADGLMSTEPSAIPVAAANRPSKAILAEDVGITFPSYGLIATEKTIESRKEALKKLVEVQQKAWAYIRDGHIDEAADAIIKQRPNAKLDKKVLADQIKLTIDFFDTPNTKGKPIGYQSPEDWAKAAKSAVDAGAIKPGTDPATYFTNEFIQ; encoded by the coding sequence ATGAAGATGACGTCCATCGCCGCCCGTCTCGTCCGGGCCGCCGCTGCCGCCGCCTTACTGGCCGGCCCGCTCGCCGCCGGTTCCGCCGCGGCAGAGGAGAAGATGACGATCCGTCTCGATTTCTCGCCCTGGGGCGTGCATGCGGGCATGCACCTCGCCAAGGAGAAGGGCTGGTTCAAGGATGCCGGCCTCGACGTGGATATCCAGGACGGTCGTGGCTCCGGCAACACGCTGCAGCTGGTGAATGCGGGGCAGGTGGACGTGGGCCAGATCCAGGTCGGTCTCCTGCCGCAGGCGCGCGAGAACGGCTCCACCGCCAAGGCGTTCGCCGGCTTCGACAAGAGGACCGACCTCGCGGTCCTCGTCGATCAGGATTCGCCCGTCGCCAAGGTCGCCGACTTCAAGGGCAAGAGCCTCGTGGTCTTCGCCGCGAGCCCCTGGGCGCCCTTCATCGATTACTGGCTCAAGCAGGGCGGGCTCGATCGCACCACGGTCAACGTGATGTTCGTGGACCCGGCCGCCGTGTGGGGCACCTACACCGCCAAGCGGGCGGACGGCCTCATGTCCACCGAGCCCTCCGCCATTCCCGTCGCCGCCGCGAACCGTCCCTCCAAGGCCATCCTTGCCGAAGATGTGGGCATCACCTTCCCGAGCTACGGCCTCATCGCCACCGAGAAGACGATCGAGAGCCGCAAGGAGGCGCTGAAGAAGCTGGTCGAGGTGCAGCAGAAGGCGTGGGCCTACATCCGCGACGGCCACATCGACGAGGCGGCCGACGCCATCATCAAGCAGCGTCCCAACGCCAAGCTGGACAAGAAGGTGCTGGCCGACCAGATCAAGCTCACCATCGACTTCTTCGACACGCCCAACACCAAGGGCAAGCCCATCGGCTACCAGTCGCCCGAAGACTGGGCGAAGGCGGCGAAGTCGGCGGTGGATGCTGGCGCCATCAAGCCCGGCACGGACCCCGCCACCTACTTCACCAACGAGTTCATCCAGTGA
- a CDS encoding amidohydrolase family protein, with amino-acid sequence MIVDVHAHTLSRDFLGELAREGAFGIETCPEGFRFAGYGPLDPLLFDMPGRLESLTRRNISLQLVSPPPRVVSHAGWAADGAFARRLNAQTLAAARDGGQRLGGLAVPPIAEPERCADAIRRALDEGHVGVALPTSAAGRPLDDPAFEDMWAECARQGCIVFMHPTSGVDRPAFGSFTMLQLVGWPSETALCVARLIFSGVLERHPGLKLVLAHGGGTLPMLAGRLDLAYEAPLYEANPACRANICRPPSHYLGQLYYDTVVAHPTVLDFLLNLVGPERVVFGTDFPFEIGDAEGAKALAALDQQSTEVRARVLAGGARLMGLA; translated from the coding sequence GTGATCGTCGACGTCCACGCCCATACCCTCTCGCGCGATTTCCTCGGCGAACTCGCGCGGGAGGGCGCCTTCGGCATCGAGACCTGTCCCGAAGGCTTCCGCTTCGCCGGCTACGGCCCGCTCGATCCGCTGCTGTTCGACATGCCCGGGCGGCTGGAAAGCCTGACGCGGCGGAACATCTCGCTCCAGCTCGTCTCGCCGCCGCCGCGCGTGGTCTCCCATGCCGGCTGGGCGGCGGACGGCGCGTTCGCGCGGCGGCTCAATGCGCAGACGCTCGCCGCCGCGCGGGACGGCGGACAGCGGCTCGGCGGCCTCGCCGTGCCTCCCATCGCCGAGCCCGAGCGCTGCGCGGACGCCATTCGCCGCGCGTTGGATGAGGGCCATGTGGGTGTCGCCCTGCCCACCTCGGCGGCGGGGCGCCCACTCGATGATCCGGCCTTCGAAGACATGTGGGCGGAATGCGCGCGGCAGGGCTGCATCGTGTTCATGCACCCCACCTCCGGCGTGGACCGGCCGGCCTTCGGCAGCTTCACCATGCTCCAGCTCGTCGGCTGGCCGTCCGAGACCGCGCTGTGCGTGGCGCGCCTCATCTTCTCCGGCGTGCTGGAGCGCCATCCGGGGCTGAAGCTCGTGCTGGCCCACGGCGGCGGCACGCTGCCCATGCTCGCCGGCCGCCTCGACCTCGCCTATGAGGCGCCGCTCTATGAGGCGAACCCGGCGTGCCGCGCCAACATCTGCCGGCCGCCATCGCACTATCTCGGCCAGCTCTATTACGACACGGTGGTGGCGCACCCCACCGTGCTGGACTTCCTGCTGAATCTGGTCGGTCCCGAGCGCGTGGTCTTCGGCACCGATTTTCCGTTCGAGATCGGCGATGCGGAAGGGGCCAAGGCCCTCGCCGCGCTGGATCAGCAGAGCACGGAGGTGCGCGCCCGCGTGCTCGCCGGCGGCGCACGGCTCATGGGCCTAGCATAG
- a CDS encoding ABC transporter ATP-binding protein: MSLLSVEGLAVAYGDSRVLWDVGFDMAEGEIVALVGANGAGKTTLLRALTGLIPVRSGQMRFAGADLNPLKPYERARRGIAMVPEGRRLFAGLTVRQNLKLGATARPSREGEEDDLAFVFQLFPELVRLEGRLAGLMSGGEQQMCAIGRALMARPSLLLIDEMSLGLAPVIVDRIADAVRQVNRERGITVLLVEQDVGLALEIATRGYVLDTGRITIDGPADDLLRREDIRAAYLGLN, from the coding sequence ATGAGCCTTCTCTCGGTCGAAGGCCTCGCCGTGGCCTATGGTGACAGCCGCGTCTTGTGGGACGTGGGCTTCGACATGGCGGAGGGCGAGATCGTCGCCCTCGTCGGCGCGAACGGTGCCGGCAAGACGACGCTCCTGCGCGCCCTCACCGGCCTCATCCCGGTGCGCTCAGGGCAGATGCGCTTCGCCGGCGCGGACCTGAACCCGCTGAAGCCTTATGAGCGCGCCCGGCGCGGCATCGCCATGGTGCCGGAGGGCCGGCGCCTGTTCGCCGGCCTCACCGTGCGCCAGAACCTCAAGCTCGGCGCCACCGCGCGCCCGAGCCGGGAAGGCGAGGAGGATGACCTCGCCTTCGTCTTCCAGCTCTTCCCGGAGCTGGTTCGGCTGGAAGGACGGCTCGCCGGCCTCATGTCCGGCGGCGAGCAGCAGATGTGTGCCATCGGCCGCGCGCTGATGGCACGCCCGAGCCTCCTGCTCATCGACGAGATGTCGCTGGGCCTCGCCCCGGTGATCGTCGACCGCATCGCGGACGCGGTGCGCCAGGTCAACCGCGAGCGCGGCATCACCGTGCTCTTGGTGGAGCAGGACGTAGGCCTCGCGCTGGAGATCGCCACCCGCGGCTACGTGCTGGACACCGGCCGCATCACCATCGACGGCCCGGCGGACGACCTCCTGCGACGCGAGGACATCCGCGCCGCCTATCTCGGCCTCAACTGA
- a CDS encoding amino acid ABC transporter substrate-binding protein has protein sequence MHRRTLVKSVAALGLATLLGAGTAAAQDKIKIGAAVSLTGNFAREGHLLKNGYAYWEKLVNDAGGIKVGDKKMPVEVIYYDDESKPQTSARLTEKLITEDGVGFILGPYSSGIATATAAISEKYKVITMTPMATADSLYQRGYKYIFCPAPLASTTLDPMLALLKTVKEPPKTIAIAGPDDLFPNVFAGAAQKKAEAEGLKVVYTTKYPKGSADLSSVATALKESNPDVLILTGYVQDSILLIKTLQTLKVNPKLIGFAFAVGIPDFLNALGPAAEDLFGVQIWDPALTYKGAVVADSATYVETFKKQFNGETPTYITAAGTAGALALQLAIEKAGSIDPVKVREAMLQLDTETFFGPVKFNDAGVDVKASAVVAQVQGGKAVPVYPAAIAAAPVVYPRKPFP, from the coding sequence ATGCACAGACGAACTCTGGTGAAGAGCGTGGCCGCCCTCGGCCTTGCCACCCTTCTCGGCGCGGGCACAGCCGCCGCGCAGGACAAGATCAAGATCGGCGCCGCCGTCAGCCTCACCGGCAACTTCGCCCGCGAGGGGCATCTCCTGAAGAACGGCTATGCCTATTGGGAAAAGCTGGTGAATGACGCCGGCGGCATCAAGGTCGGCGACAAGAAGATGCCCGTCGAGGTCATCTATTACGACGACGAGAGCAAGCCGCAGACCTCCGCCCGCCTCACCGAGAAGCTGATTACCGAGGACGGCGTGGGCTTCATCCTCGGCCCGTATTCCTCGGGCATCGCCACCGCCACGGCGGCGATCAGCGAGAAGTACAAGGTCATCACCATGACCCCCATGGCGACGGCCGACAGCCTCTACCAGCGCGGCTACAAATACATCTTCTGCCCGGCGCCCCTCGCCTCCACCACCCTCGACCCGATGCTGGCGCTGCTGAAGACGGTGAAGGAGCCGCCCAAGACCATCGCCATCGCCGGGCCTGACGACTTGTTCCCGAACGTGTTCGCCGGCGCCGCCCAGAAGAAGGCGGAGGCCGAGGGCCTGAAGGTGGTCTACACCACCAAGTATCCGAAGGGCTCCGCCGACCTCTCCTCCGTCGCCACCGCGCTGAAGGAGAGCAACCCGGACGTGCTGATCCTCACCGGCTACGTCCAGGATTCCATCCTGCTCATCAAGACGCTGCAGACGCTGAAGGTGAACCCCAAGCTGATCGGCTTCGCCTTCGCGGTGGGTATCCCGGACTTCCTCAACGCCCTCGGCCCGGCGGCGGAGGACCTGTTCGGCGTGCAGATCTGGGACCCGGCGCTCACCTACAAGGGCGCGGTGGTGGCGGACAGCGCCACCTATGTGGAGACCTTCAAGAAGCAGTTCAACGGCGAGACGCCCACCTACATCACCGCCGCCGGCACGGCGGGCGCGCTGGCGCTCCAGCTCGCCATCGAGAAGGCCGGCAGCATCGACCCGGTGAAAGTGCGCGAGGCCATGCTCCAGCTCGACACCGAAACCTTCTTCGGCCCGGTGAAATTCAACGATGCCGGCGTCGATGTGAAGGCTTCCGCCGTGGTCGCGCAGGTGCAGGGCGGCAAGGCCGTGCCGGTCTATCCCGCGGCCATCGCGGCGGCGCCGGTGGTCTATCCGCGCAAGCCCTTCCCGTGA
- a CDS encoding ABC transporter ATP-binding protein produces the protein MTDAKTMAYLSISGVRKTYGSPRGAVTALKGIDLEVNEGEFVSILGPSGCGKSTLLKCIAGLEGTSAGTIRVGGDVLTAPPRDMGIVFQRDVLLDWRTILDNVLITAEFAGLKGPAVRERALALLGRFGLGGFESRHPWELSGGMRQRAAICRALLCDPKLLLMDEPFGALDAMTRDDLNLELARIWQDTRKTVVFVTHGITEAIFLSDRVVIMDRNPGRIVEIIDIDLPRPRHLAMRESPEFGRYVARVRHLFASLGVLKDDAP, from the coding sequence ATGACGGACGCCAAAACCATGGCCTATCTCTCCATCTCCGGCGTGCGCAAGACGTACGGCTCGCCGCGCGGCGCGGTCACCGCGCTGAAAGGCATCGACCTTGAGGTCAACGAGGGGGAATTCGTCTCCATCCTCGGGCCGAGCGGCTGCGGGAAATCAACGCTGCTCAAGTGCATCGCCGGACTTGAAGGCACGAGCGCCGGGACGATCCGCGTGGGCGGCGACGTCCTCACGGCCCCGCCCCGGGACATGGGCATCGTGTTCCAGCGCGACGTGCTGCTGGACTGGCGGACCATCCTGGACAACGTGCTCATCACCGCGGAATTCGCCGGCCTCAAGGGGCCGGCGGTGCGCGAGCGCGCGCTGGCGCTGCTGGGGCGCTTCGGGCTCGGCGGATTCGAGAGCCGCCATCCCTGGGAACTCTCCGGCGGCATGCGCCAGCGCGCCGCCATCTGCCGGGCGCTGCTCTGCGATCCCAAGCTGCTGCTGATGGATGAGCCGTTCGGCGCTCTCGATGCCATGACGCGCGACGACCTCAACCTCGAGCTCGCGCGCATCTGGCAGGACACGCGCAAGACCGTGGTGTTCGTGACCCACGGCATCACCGAGGCCATCTTCCTTTCCGACCGCGTGGTCATCATGGATCGTAATCCGGGCCGGATCGTCGAGATCATCGACATCGACCTGCCCCGGCCCCGGCACCTCGCCATGCGGGAAAGCCCGGAATTCGGCCGCTATGTCGCCCGTGTCCGCCACCTCTTCGCCAGCCTCGGCGTGCTGAAGGACGATGCCCCATGA
- a CDS encoding branched-chain amino acid ABC transporter permease yields the protein MISPSPPSGARRRALLFWAFFAAGAVVLALAPLALNNYWLRVLTTVFMYATVTQGLNVIVGLTGYHAFGNAVFFGFGAYASGVAMTLGAPFPVALVAAVAFSALVAGIIGWPILRLRGHYFAIATVALNLAAIQLVIQVGGVTGGAEGLPLPLSDLPPGPLYRAIYLVMLAGMVVSTLLVAFILTRPFGYALRAIRDGERAAGVMGIDTTATKVAAWAISAGITGFAGGVWAFWITFIEPASAFDPAIGVKAYMMLILGGMGTVIGPVLGAFVLEFLSTLVWGGFLQAHQIVFGVLIVVICLVAPNGMLVAGRSLIQRWRSRHGAA from the coding sequence ATGATCTCCCCCTCTCCCCCCTCGGGCGCGCGGCGCCGCGCGCTTCTCTTCTGGGCGTTCTTCGCCGCCGGCGCGGTCGTCCTCGCCCTCGCGCCCCTCGCCCTCAACAATTACTGGCTGCGGGTGCTGACGACCGTGTTCATGTACGCCACGGTCACGCAGGGGCTGAACGTCATCGTCGGCCTCACCGGCTACCATGCCTTCGGCAATGCGGTGTTCTTCGGCTTCGGCGCCTATGCCTCAGGCGTCGCCATGACGCTGGGGGCGCCCTTTCCCGTGGCGCTCGTCGCGGCCGTTGCCTTCTCGGCGCTGGTGGCGGGCATCATCGGCTGGCCCATCCTGCGCCTGAGGGGGCACTACTTCGCCATCGCCACCGTCGCGCTAAATCTTGCCGCCATCCAGCTGGTCATCCAGGTGGGCGGCGTCACCGGCGGCGCCGAGGGCTTGCCGCTGCCGCTCTCGGACCTGCCGCCGGGGCCGCTCTACCGCGCCATCTATCTGGTGATGCTGGCCGGGATGGTCGTCTCCACCCTGCTGGTGGCCTTCATCCTCACCCGGCCCTTCGGCTATGCGCTGCGGGCCATCCGCGATGGCGAGCGCGCGGCGGGGGTGATGGGCATCGACACCACCGCCACCAAGGTCGCCGCCTGGGCCATCTCCGCCGGCATCACCGGCTTCGCCGGTGGCGTGTGGGCCTTCTGGATCACCTTCATCGAGCCGGCCAGCGCGTTCGATCCCGCCATCGGCGTCAAGGCCTACATGATGCTCATCCTCGGCGGCATGGGCACGGTGATCGGGCCGGTGCTGGGCGCCTTCGTGCTGGAATTCCTCTCCACTTTGGTGTGGGGCGGCTTCCTGCAGGCGCACCAGATCGTGTTCGGCGTGCTCATCGTCGTCATCTGCCTCGTCGCCCCCAACGGGATGCTGGTGGCCGGGCGTTCCCTGATCCAGCGGTGGAGGTCGCGCCATGGCGCTGCTTGA
- a CDS encoding branched-chain amino acid ABC transporter permease: MLWQATANGLLLGGLYGIATIGFSMVWGVMGVINLAHTGFIMLGAYITYGLFRFAGLDPIASIPVSMVAMFALGYALQVLVLNRIIRTSLLLSLVVTFGIELVMVDAVSIAFTSDVRSVNSSYAASSIEIFGILVPVVRLIAAGFSIALGIAFFAFLRFTRAGQMILATALDREVSSLMGINPERIYALTAGAGAALAGATGSLASMLFPVMPGMGVTFLSAVFVITVLGGIGSVEGCIVAGFIYGLVQAWAGYFLGANYQEIVGFGLFLLVLALRPQGLFGRAFFGEHA; encoded by the coding sequence GTGCTTTGGCAAGCCACCGCCAACGGGCTGCTGCTGGGCGGTCTCTACGGCATCGCCACCATCGGTTTCTCGATGGTCTGGGGCGTCATGGGGGTGATCAACCTCGCCCACACCGGCTTCATCATGCTGGGGGCCTACATCACCTACGGCCTGTTCCGGTTCGCGGGGCTTGACCCCATCGCCTCCATCCCGGTGTCCATGGTGGCGATGTTCGCGCTGGGCTATGCGCTGCAGGTGCTGGTGCTGAACCGCATCATCCGCACCAGCCTGCTGCTGTCGCTGGTGGTGACCTTCGGCATCGAGCTGGTGATGGTGGATGCGGTCTCCATCGCCTTCACCTCCGACGTGCGCTCGGTGAACTCGTCCTATGCGGCGAGCTCCATCGAGATCTTCGGCATTCTCGTGCCGGTGGTGCGCCTCATCGCGGCTGGCTTCTCCATCGCCCTCGGCATCGCCTTCTTCGCCTTCCTGCGCTTCACCCGCGCCGGACAGATGATCCTCGCAACCGCGCTCGACCGGGAGGTCTCCTCCCTCATGGGCATCAATCCCGAGCGGATCTACGCGCTGACCGCCGGGGCCGGCGCGGCGCTGGCCGGTGCCACGGGCTCTCTCGCCTCCATGCTGTTTCCGGTGATGCCGGGCATGGGCGTCACCTTCCTGAGCGCGGTCTTCGTCATCACGGTGCTGGGCGGCATCGGATCGGTGGAGGGGTGCATCGTCGCCGGCTTCATCTATGGGCTGGTACAGGCCTGGGCCGGCTACTTCCTCGGCGCCAATTATCAGGAGATCGTCGGCTTCGGTCTGTTCCTGCTGGTGCTCGCGCTGCGGCCTCAGGGCCTATTCGGCCGCGCCTTCTTCGGGGAGCACGCATGA
- a CDS encoding dihydroorotase, producing the protein MSRPYDLVIENGTIHTPSSSYKADIAVLDGKIVAIGGPFTEAAKRVDAKGLAVLPGLWHVHCHFREPGHTYKEDFQTGSAAAAVGGVTMCIDMTNNTPHPTTLEDYEMKKALVAPKAHVDYALYGGGLYPRTVEALAKAGAIGIKIFNTRHIKEVYPYISELGVLDHGILFELYEATRDMGLVASVHHDDPEWCKRLTFRDYIDKGRTDAMAYHESFSKGYMYGHGMVAGLAASLYYARICGVKLHVLHLGVMPKGANEMIHHAKYDLGQDVSCELELGTMFMSRAQMEKVGPRTYNWAYDPEAGWDAIKDGTADMIVLEHAPHTKEDVDPGWKDLFSVPLGVTGAQEYIPLLMNAVNEGRLTLNDVARLAAEAPARRFGIFPRKGVIQPGADADFTIVDMSREGVFRNEDMLSRTGFSSWEGMATKGAATHTIVRGTIVAQDGKLVGAPGFGRFVPGTAASA; encoded by the coding sequence GTGTCCCGACCCTATGACCTCGTGATCGAAAACGGCACGATCCACACGCCGTCCTCCTCCTACAAGGCGGACATCGCAGTGCTCGACGGCAAGATCGTCGCCATCGGCGGACCGTTCACGGAGGCAGCGAAGCGCGTGGACGCCAAGGGGCTCGCCGTGCTGCCGGGCCTGTGGCACGTCCACTGCCACTTCCGCGAGCCGGGCCACACCTACAAGGAAGATTTCCAGACCGGCTCCGCGGCGGCGGCGGTCGGCGGCGTGACCATGTGCATCGACATGACCAACAACACGCCGCACCCGACCACGCTCGAAGACTATGAGATGAAGAAGGCGCTGGTCGCGCCCAAGGCCCATGTGGACTACGCGCTCTATGGCGGCGGACTCTATCCGCGCACGGTGGAGGCGCTGGCCAAGGCGGGTGCCATCGGCATCAAGATCTTCAACACGCGCCACATCAAGGAAGTCTATCCCTACATCTCGGAACTCGGCGTGCTCGACCACGGCATCCTGTTCGAGCTGTATGAGGCGACGCGGGACATGGGGCTGGTCGCCTCGGTTCACCACGATGACCCTGAGTGGTGCAAGCGGCTCACCTTCCGCGATTACATCGACAAGGGCCGCACCGATGCCATGGCCTATCACGAGAGCTTCTCGAAGGGCTACATGTACGGCCACGGCATGGTCGCGGGCCTCGCGGCCTCGCTCTATTACGCGCGCATCTGCGGGGTGAAGCTGCACGTGCTGCATCTCGGCGTCATGCCCAAGGGCGCCAACGAGATGATCCACCACGCCAAGTATGACCTGGGGCAGGACGTGTCGTGCGAGCTGGAGCTCGGCACCATGTTCATGAGCCGGGCGCAGATGGAGAAGGTGGGGCCGCGCACCTACAATTGGGCCTACGACCCCGAGGCCGGCTGGGACGCCATCAAGGACGGCACCGCCGACATGATCGTGCTGGAGCACGCCCCCCATACCAAGGAGGACGTGGACCCGGGCTGGAAAGACCTGTTCTCGGTGCCGCTCGGTGTCACCGGCGCGCAGGAATACATCCCGCTGCTGATGAACGCCGTGAACGAAGGGCGCCTCACCCTCAACGACGTGGCCCGCCTCGCCGCCGAGGCCCCCGCCCGGCGCTTCGGCATCTTTCCCCGCAAGGGCGTGATCCAGCCCGGCGCGGATGCCGACTTCACCATCGTGGACATGAGCCGCGAAGGTGTCTTCCGCAATGAGGACATGCTCTCGCGCACCGGCTTCTCCAGCTGGGAGGGCATGGCCACCAAGGGCGCGGCCACCCACACCATCGTGCGCGGCACCATCGTCGCGCAGGACGGCAAGCTCGTCGGCGCGCCGGGCTTCGGGCGTTTCGTGCCCGGCACCGCCGCATCCGCCTGA